One Candidatus Goldiibacteriota bacterium genomic window carries:
- a CDS encoding histidinol phosphate phosphatase domain-containing protein, whose amino-acid sequence MIDLHTHTFFSDGVLLPSELIQRARKTGYRAIAITDHADISNLENVIKSLSKVCTETNKVYKDIVCLPGVELTHIPPVLVAGIVKKARSLGAKMVVFHGETVTEPVEPGSNRAAIDAKVDILAHPGNISDEDAALAAKNNVCLEITARNGHNTTNKHVAQAAIKAGAKLVFDTDSHAPADLADKAKRELVLTEAGLNKGQILQVIMNSEALLRSKGIKI is encoded by the coding sequence ATGATAGATCTTCACACGCATACATTTTTTTCTGATGGTGTTCTGCTGCCGTCGGAACTTATTCAGAGGGCAAGAAAAACAGGGTACAGGGCAATAGCGATAACTGACCACGCTGACATATCTAATCTTGAAAATGTCATTAAAAGCCTTTCAAAAGTCTGTACTGAAACCAACAAAGTATATAAAGACATAGTATGCCTTCCCGGGGTGGAACTTACCCATATTCCGCCGGTGCTTGTTGCGGGTATTGTAAAAAAAGCAAGGTCGCTTGGCGCGAAAATGGTTGTATTTCACGGGGAAACAGTGACAGAACCGGTGGAACCGGGTTCAAACAGGGCGGCGATAGACGCAAAAGTGGATATTCTCGCGCATCCCGGAAATATTTCAGATGAAGACGCGGCGCTTGCCGCAAAGAATAACGTTTGCCTTGAAATAACCGCAAGAAACGGGCATAATACTACCAATAAGCACGTAGCGCAGGCTGCTATAAAAGCCGGCGCCAAGCTTGTTTTTGATACGGATTCACATGCTCCGGCAGATCTTGCTGATAAAGCAAAAAGGGAACTTGTTTTAACAGAGGCAGGGCTTAATAAGGGTCAGATTTTACAGGTAATTATGAATTCTGAAGCTTTATTAAGAAGCAAAGGGATAAAAATTTAA
- a CDS encoding porin family protein: MKKFLLMILFVLLTAVVMAAPPKVYNVDYWVINAKGGVTYPIGEFANHVTPGYNFGISARKGFDMEFSAGGGFNFISVPYKSETAPDNFSASVIDAELAWAPYLPDFFIWPYLKAGIGMYIMKYAKQTDMTTVEMTSETSFGLLFGLGANYPITKMFAANLEVLYNHVSLAGGTGDLNTFLTIDLGVTIFLK, from the coding sequence ATGAAAAAGTTTTTATTAATGATTTTATTTGTTTTATTAACAGCGGTTGTTATGGCGGCGCCGCCCAAAGTTTATAATGTGGATTATTGGGTAATAAACGCGAAAGGCGGGGTAACTTATCCGATAGGCGAATTTGCAAATCATGTCACCCCCGGCTATAACTTTGGAATTTCCGCAAGGAAAGGGTTTGACATGGAATTTTCCGCGGGAGGCGGTTTTAATTTTATTTCGGTGCCGTATAAATCCGAAACTGCTCCGGATAATTTTTCGGCATCTGTTATTGACGCGGAACTTGCCTGGGCGCCGTATCTTCCTGATTTTTTCATCTGGCCGTATCTTAAAGCGGGAATAGGAATGTACATAATGAAATATGCCAAGCAGACAGATATGACCACGGTTGAAATGACATCAGAGACTTCGTTCGGGCTTTTATTCGGGCTTGGCGCGAATTACCCGATAACTAAAATGTTTGCGGCAAATCTGGAAGTGCTTTATAACCACGTTTCGCTTGCCGGCGGCACGGGCGACCTTAACACTTTTCTGACAATAGACCTTGGCGTTACAATATTTCTTAAATAA
- a CDS encoding tetratricopeptide repeat protein — protein MEKIKHKDAKKMIKRNDFAELVTNLRKYASKNTENIIITAVIAIVIIVAIPVIINFNRNNEIKAERLLSEANFYINRPVVEDSDMTMYGFFRSKNEKYEKAIQTYLEVISKYKGTSQAPAAYLGAANAYYNNGMYKEAIEYYDTFIQKYKSSVLYPEALSGRGYASYQSGNYQEAVNSWQDTKVFEKSSNATDVKLKLADCYVKLNDKQKALDIYKKIAEEKKGTLWASVAAEKLKEIKL, from the coding sequence ATGGAAAAGATTAAGCACAAAGACGCAAAAAAAATGATCAAAAGAAATGATTTCGCTGAACTGGTAACAAATCTGAGGAAATACGCTTCAAAAAACACGGAAAATATAATAATAACAGCGGTGATAGCAATTGTTATTATAGTGGCAATTCCCGTGATTATTAATTTTAACAGAAATAATGAAATTAAAGCGGAAAGGCTTCTGTCGGAAGCAAATTTTTACATTAACAGGCCCGTGGTGGAAGATTCCGATATGACTATGTACGGATTTTTCAGGTCGAAGAATGAAAAATATGAAAAAGCAATTCAGACTTATCTGGAAGTCATAAGCAAATATAAAGGCACAAGCCAGGCTCCTGCCGCTTATCTTGGCGCGGCAAACGCGTATTATAACAACGGCATGTATAAAGAAGCCATAGAGTATTATGACACCTTTATTCAGAAATATAAAAGCAGCGTCCTGTATCCGGAAGCTTTAAGCGGAAGGGGATATGCTTCGTATCAGTCGGGTAATTATCAGGAAGCGGTTAACTCTTGGCAGGACACAAAAGTGTTTGAAAAAAGTTCAAACGCCACGGATGTAAAGCTGAAGCTGGCTGACTGTTACGTTAAACTTAATGATAAACAAAAGGCGCTGGATATCTATAAGAAAATAGCGGAAGAAAAAAAGGGCACTTTGTGGGCCTCAGTAGCGGCTGAAAAACTTAAAGAAATAAAACTTTGA
- a CDS encoding TIGR00725 family protein, giving the protein MNKKVIGVIGGNTVGKKHYEAAYKTGREIARRGAVLVCGGLAGVMEASCKGAKKEGGVTVGILPSKNKKTANKYVDIAVATGIGEARNTVIVNTADGFVAIDGKEGTLSEIAFALKAGKPVAGIDTYDLPEIIKCGTPEEAVEKIFLKLEGA; this is encoded by the coding sequence TTGAACAAAAAAGTAATCGGGGTTATCGGCGGGAATACAGTTGGAAAAAAGCATTATGAAGCCGCTTATAAAACAGGACGTGAAATAGCGCGCCGAGGGGCTGTTTTGGTTTGCGGCGGCCTTGCCGGGGTTATGGAAGCGTCGTGTAAAGGCGCAAAAAAAGAAGGCGGAGTGACTGTGGGAATACTGCCTTCAAAGAATAAAAAGACAGCGAATAAATATGTTGATATAGCGGTGGCAACGGGAATAGGCGAAGCCCGAAACACGGTTATAGTAAACACCGCTGACGGATTTGTGGCCATAGACGGAAAAGAAGGCACTTTGTCAGAAATAGCTTTTGCGCTTAAAGCGGGAAAGCCCGTAGCCGGAATTGACACATATGACCTGCCGGAAATAATAAAGTGCGGCACGCCGGAAGAAGCGGTGGAAAAGATTTTTTTAAAACTTGAAGGAGCGTAA
- a CDS encoding sugar ABC transporter substrate-binding protein, with product MKNFFKILISAVMFFASFCLYAEELTVWNMPADADTLQKKVWNEGIKSFESNNLDIKVRGISREYKPQEFVSVMASGKGPDVVRIPITAVPVMAKHGFLADLSGYTADWIQKDYMPKIMWDSVDINGKIYGVPYDSFFTVMFYRKDIFDRCGITKAPETWEDIIKYSAIINSKTGDVYGIGLQPDMFYFVDFIWQAGGSVFTGGKLALNEPAVAQALKFWHALKWKYRATPPTDILYEADVEQLFSSGKIAMMPAVAKRLPVMARRYGLDMKNVEIVPLPAGPQGIKAWHAGGEAFIVNSSISPSKKDKAWRYIQYELSPPAQLGKYIRMKNLQLPIFPGDFSCATNLINMPEFANIKGLFEYAHIEPPLYEWPMIKEDFNRSVLEKIFTNREVDFEGVIYEFEKKIKAEYNE from the coding sequence ATGAAAAACTTTTTTAAAATATTAATTTCAGCGGTTATGTTTTTTGCGTCTTTTTGCCTTTACGCGGAAGAACTTACCGTATGGAATATGCCTGCTGACGCTGATACCCTTCAGAAAAAAGTCTGGAATGAAGGGATAAAATCGTTTGAAAGCAATAATTTGGATATTAAAGTCAGGGGGATAAGCAGGGAATATAAGCCGCAGGAATTTGTAAGCGTGATGGCAAGCGGAAAAGGCCCTGATGTGGTAAGAATACCGATAACCGCTGTTCCGGTAATGGCAAAGCACGGTTTTCTGGCGGATTTAAGCGGATATACCGCGGACTGGATACAGAAAGATTATATGCCTAAAATAATGTGGGATTCCGTTGACATAAACGGAAAAATATACGGCGTACCATATGATTCTTTTTTTACGGTAATGTTTTACAGAAAGGATATTTTTGACAGGTGCGGAATTACAAAGGCGCCTGAAACATGGGAAGATATAATAAAATACAGCGCCATAATTAATTCAAAGACAGGCGATGTTTACGGGATAGGGCTTCAACCCGATATGTTTTACTTTGTGGATTTCATCTGGCAGGCGGGCGGCAGCGTTTTTACCGGCGGCAAACTTGCCTTAAATGAACCTGCCGTGGCACAGGCTTTAAAATTCTGGCACGCGCTTAAATGGAAATACAGGGCGACTCCGCCTACTGATATACTTTACGAGGCCGATGTAGAACAGCTGTTTTCAAGCGGAAAAATAGCAATGATGCCGGCTGTTGCTAAAAGATTACCTGTAATGGCAAGGCGGTATGGGCTGGATATGAAAAACGTTGAAATAGTACCTTTGCCTGCAGGCCCGCAGGGTATAAAGGCGTGGCACGCGGGCGGAGAAGCTTTTATAGTCAATTCATCCATAAGCCCGTCAAAAAAAGACAAAGCATGGCGGTATATTCAGTATGAACTTTCGCCGCCGGCACAGCTTGGAAAATACATAAGGATGAAAAATCTGCAGCTGCCTATTTTTCCGGGTGATTTTTCGTGTGCTACAAACCTGATAAACATGCCTGAATTTGCAAATATAAAAGGGCTTTTTGAATACGCGCATATAGAACCGCCGCTTTACGAATGGCCTATGATAAAGGAAGATTTTAACCGCAGTGTTCTGGAAAAAATATTTACAAACAGGGAAGTGGATTTTGAAGGCGTGATTTATGAATTTGAAAAAAAGATAAAGGCGGAATATAATGAGTGA